AATAGCGGTTGAACTCCCTATTTCGACATCAATCATGTTGCGTTCTATAGCTGATATTGCTCGTAGTGAAGGTGAGTTTATTACTACTCTAGAAACAAAAATGGCTTGTTTAGAGGTGTTCGCACTAGGGGGCGAAAGTGATTTAGATGATGGTAGTGAATCGGGATATTTTGCAGTAAGAGCTGCCCTAGCAAAATCAGTATCTGAAGCCGCTGAGTTTATGGTCAAAAAAGGTATTACCGATGAAGCCGCGCCTATTTTAGTCAAACTTATTACTAAAATCGCTGAAAAATTTGGTGTTCAAGTGACTCAAAAAGCAGCGGCACAAGCTGTACCTGCTATCGGTGCGGCAGGCGGTGCCATAATCAATACTTTGTTTATTGATCACTTTCAAGATATGGCCCGAGGTCATTTTATTGTGCGAAAATTAGAGCGTATATATGGGTATGAAACAGTAAAAAGTGCTTATCAGTCGTTACCTAATAATGGTAATCAATAACCATAATTCGTGAAATTAATCCGTTTTTATTCGGCTAGTAAATGACAAGTGTGCTTTGGATTTTGGCAACAATTTTGATTTGGATTTA
The nucleotide sequence above comes from Shewanella sp. Arc9-LZ. Encoded proteins:
- a CDS encoding EcsC family protein, giving the protein MNISESHKKELLVAKSLLENPGLAVKITNLIGTPIEKGLALLPDNWNKNIAKVTEKSLIKASEAAIFTMKDIPGEESSNLWHKLGVAASGGVGGFFGLAAIAVELPISTSIMLRSIADIARSEGEFITTLETKMACLEVFALGGESDLDDGSESGYFAVRAALAKSVSEAAEFMVKKGITDEAAPILVKLITKIAEKFGVQVTQKAAAQAVPAIGAAGGAIINTLFIDHFQDMARGHFIVRKLERIYGYETVKSAYQSLPNNGNQ